Proteins encoded by one window of Lathyrus oleraceus cultivar Zhongwan6 chromosome 1, CAAS_Psat_ZW6_1.0, whole genome shotgun sequence:
- the LOC127099972 gene encoding uncharacterized protein LOC127099972 yields MAQNGLNTGLRRPNYSSPLLEYVMQIELPRGCRIPKFTKFSGDTSESTIEHIARYITEAGDLANSENLRMKYFPSSLTKNAFTWFTTLPPNSIDAWPQLERLFHEQFYMGQTKISLKELASIKRKFTEPIDDYLNRFCLLKSRCFTIVPEHELVKMAVGGLDYSIRKKLDTQHLRDMAQLADRVRQVERLKSEKARVNKNYKKERVAYVEFEDEESEITEDPYGLEEFEVDLAELKEAPPYACKLLTPSNGRNPVETEKNERFPKNTYTFDVTKCDEIFDLLVKDG; encoded by the coding sequence ATGGCCCAGAATGGTCTGAACACAGGACTTCGACGGCCAAATTATTCTTCTCCTTTATTAGAATATGTCATGCAAATAGAATTACCAAGGGGTTGTAGAATCCCTAAGTTTACCAAATTCTCAGGGGATACTAGTGAATCCACTATAGAACATATAGCCAGATACATAACTGAGGCAGGGGATTTGGCGAACAGTGAGAACTTGAGGATGaaatatttccctagttcttTAACAAAGAATGCCTTCACGTGGTTTACGACTTTGCCGCCAAATTCCATAGATGCTTGGCCCCAGTTAGAAAGATTGTTTCATGAACAATTCTATATGGGCCAAACTAAGATAAGCCTTAAGGAATTAGCCAGCATCAAGAGAAAATTCAccgaaccaatagatgattatctGAATAGGTTCTGTTTGTTGAAGTCTAGATGCTTTACAATAGTGCCTGAACACGAGTTGGTCAAAATGGCCGTTGGAGGTCTGGACTATTCCATCAGGAAAAAGTTAGATACCCAGCATCTAAGAGACATGGCCCAATTGGCAGATAGGGTTCGACAGGTCGAACGCTTAAAATCTGAAAAGGCCAGAGTGAATAAGAATTATAAGAAAGAGAGGGTTGCTTATGTCGAATTCGAAGACGAAGAGTCTGAAATTACTGAAGACCCCTATGGTCTTGAGGAATTCGAAGTAGATTTGGCAGAATTAAAAGAAGCACCACCCTACGCCTGCAAATTACTTACACCGTCGAATGGCAGAAATCCTGTCGAAACTGAAAAGAACGAGAGATTTCCCAAAAATACTTACACATTTGATGTTACCAAATGTGACGAGATCTTTGATCTATTAGTAAAAGATGGCTAA